A section of the Kribbella voronezhensis genome encodes:
- a CDS encoding nuclear transport factor 2 family protein encodes MTVDSEALAVSAAWDAALVRTDAEAIAGFMADDWAYIGSTGATPKADIIAWIASGKLAHHTMETIGAARVNVHGETAVITARKQSTGSWDGVSYAADEWISEVFVVQAGRWRCILSHKCPAEV; translated from the coding sequence ATGACTGTCGACTCCGAGGCTCTCGCCGTATCGGCCGCTTGGGATGCCGCTCTCGTACGCACTGACGCCGAAGCGATTGCCGGCTTCATGGCTGACGACTGGGCCTACATCGGGTCGACCGGGGCGACGCCGAAGGCCGACATCATCGCCTGGATTGCCTCGGGGAAGCTGGCTCACCACACGATGGAGACCATCGGAGCCGCACGCGTGAACGTCCACGGGGAGACTGCCGTGATCACCGCACGCAAACAAAGCACCGGCAGCTGGGACGGCGTCTCTTACGCAGCAGACGAATGGATCAGCGAGGTCTTCGTCGTACAGGCCGGGCGCTGGCGATGCATTCTCAGCCACAAGTGCCCGGCTGAGGTCTGA